From Hermetia illucens chromosome 6, iHerIll2.2.curated.20191125, whole genome shotgun sequence, one genomic window encodes:
- the LOC119659682 gene encoding mucin-2-like isoform X3, with product MKLWYALLLGAFLVLVESRNLNISPRINDGYTVVDPKSFPSQVTIQNRMTSGSVKMCSGSIVTDRFVLTSFYCTQDVKTFDLYFGLMYLNQTESANKMEVAADAVIPYPILVNDVALIRLPKPLELSDLVKPIKLADTTPSSGTFAVMAGFASGYNNLKYGFFRLEEQALCADAYPNKFDKYNQICTTGWTNPNQRPCKNNEGGGLIVGWPEHPELIGIFSSPNTCSGTSPAMYANAVKYKFWMDNIIANFPEETTTTEPPTTTAETTVPTETTTESSPSPPATTTDAGTTASDTTESQTETTTTQQETTDKTTTDPATQTTTEVASEATEPVTDETTTENSTGETTTQTATVETTTEGETTEPVTDETTTSSETTGPTEPPTGETTTENGTTEPETTEPVTDETTTEASTGETTTQTATTEPATVETTTEGETTEPVTDETTTSSDTTPTEPSTSETTTESGTTEPETTEPATDETTTEASTGETTTQTATTEPATVETTTEGETTEPVTDETTTSSETTGPTEPSTGETTTENETTEPETTEPATEETTTEASTGETTTQTATTEPATVETTTEGETTEPVTDETTTSSETTGPTEPPTGETTTENGTTEPETTEPVTDETTTEASTGETTTQTATTEPATVETTTEGETTEPVTDETTTSSETTGPTEPPTGETTTENGTTEPETTEPVTDETTTEASTGETTTQTATTEPATIETTTEGETTTQTATVETTTEGETTEPVTDETTTSSENTPTEPSTGETTTENGTTEPETTEPVTDETTTEASTGETPTQTATVETTTEGETTEPVTDETTTSSETTGPTEPPTGETTTENGTTEPETTEPATEETTTEASTGETTTQTATTEPTTVETTTEGETTEPVTDETTRSSETTGPTEPPTGETTTENGTTEPETTEPVTDESTTEASTGETTTQTATTEPATVETTTEGETTEPVTDETTTSSETTPTEPSTGETTTENGTTEPETTEPATEETTTEASTGETTTQTTTTEPATVETTTEGETTEPVTDETTTSSETTGPTEPPTSETTTENGTTEPETTEPVTDETTTEASTGETTTQTATTEPATVETTTEGETTEPVTDETTTSSETTPTEPSTGETTTENGTTEPETTEPATEETTTEASTGETTTQTATTEPATVETTTEGETTEPVTDETTTSSETTGPTEPPTGETTTENGTTEPGTTEPVTDETTTEASTGETTTQTATTEPATVETTTEGETTEPVTDETTTSSETTPTEPSTGETTTENGTTEPETTEPVTEETTTEASTGETTTQTATAEPATVETTTEGETTEPVTDETTTSSETTGPTEPPTGETTTENGTTEPGTTEPVTDETTTEASTGETTTQTATTEPATVETTTEGETTEPVTDETTTSSETTPTEPSTGETTTENGTTEPETTEPATEETTTEASTGETTTQTATTEPATVETTTEGETTEPVTDETTTSSETTGPTEPPTGETTTENGTTEPETTEPATEETTSEASTGETTTQTATTEPATVETTTEGETTEPVTDETTTSSETTGPTEPPTGETTTENGTTEPETTEPVTDESTTEASTGETTTQTATTEPATVETTTEGETTEPVTDETTTSSETTPTEPSTGETTTENGTTEPETTEPATEETTTEASTGETTTQTTTTEPATVETTTEGETTEPVTDETTTSSETTGPTEPPTSETTTENGTTEPETTEPVTDETTTEASTGETTTQTATTEPATVETTTEGETTEPVTDETTTSSETTPTEPSTGETTTENGTTEPETTEPATEETTTEASTGETTTQTATTEPATVETTTEGETTEPVTDETTTSSETTGPTEPPTGETTTENGTTEPGTTEPVTDETTTEASTGETTTQTATTEPATVETTTEGETTEPVTDETTTSSETTPTEPSTGETTTENGTTEPETTEPVTDETTTEASTGETTTQTATTEPATVETTTEGETTEPVTDETTTSSETTGPTEPPTGETTTENGTTEPGTTEPVTDETTTEASTGETTTQTATTEPATVETTTEGETTEPVTDETTTSSETTPTEPSTGETTTENGTTEPETTEPATEETTTEASTGETTTQTATTEPATVETTTEGETTEPVTDETTTSSETTGPTEPPTGETTTENGTTEPETTEPVTDETTTEASTGETTTQTATTEPATVETTTEGETTEPVTDETTTSSETTPTEPSTGETTTENGTTEPETTEPATEETTTEASTGETTTQTATTEPATVETTTEGETTEPVTDETTTSSETTGPTEPPTGETTTENGTTEPETTEPATEETTSEASTGETTTQTATTEPATVETTTEGETTEPVTDETTTSSETTGPTEPPTGETTTENGTTEPETTEPVTDETTTEASTGETTTQTATTEPATVETTTEGETTEPVTDETTTSSETTPTEPSTGETTTENGTTEPETTEPVTDETTTEASTGETTTQTATTEPATVETTTEGETTEPATEETTNNSETTEAVTAETTTENPSTPEITTTESTTSNTTETVTDETTSESGITEPVTDLSSTESSSTDGHTTGSATDETPAENSSPSEENTTEPTTETPKTTPTTTSPKPTYVTGPLTPLTDRLIKMITPPVIRRAG from the exons ATGAAGTTGTGGTACGCCCTGCTTCTAGGCGCGTTCCTAGTCCTAGTCGAGTCGCGAAATCTGAATATATCCCCACGTATAAACGATGGATATACGGTTGTGGATCCTAAAAGTTTTCCCTCACAAGTGACTATACAAAATCGAATGACCAGTGGATCAGTGAAAATGTGTAGTGGATCAATCGTCACAGATCGTTTTGTTCTCACATCCTTTTATTGTACACAAGATGTAAAAACATTTGATTTATACTTCGGATTGATGTACCTCAATCAAACTGAAAGTGCGAATAAGATGGAAGTGGCAGCAGATGCAGTGATACCTTATCCGATATTGGTCAATGATGTCGCTCTAATCCGTTTACCGAAACCTTTAGAATTGAGTGACCTAGTCAAACCAATCAAACTAGCAGATACCACGCCGTCATCGGGAACGTTTGCAGTCATGGCCGGTTTCGCCTCAGGATACAACAACCTCAAGTACGGTTTCTTTCGATTAGAAGAACAGGCTTTATGTGCTGATGCCTATCCGAACAAATTTGACAAGTACAACCAAATCTGTACAACAGGATGGACAAATCCAAATCAGAGACCATGCAAAAACAACGAAGGTGGAGGTTTGATCGTTGGTTGGCCAGAACATCCAGAATTAATTGGTATATTCTCGAGCCCAAATACCTGCAGCGGAACATCGCCAGCAATGTATGCTAATGCtgtcaaatataaattttggaTGGACAATATAATCGCAAATTTCCCAGAGGAAACTACAACCACAGAACCACCCACTACTACTGCTGAGACAACTGTTCCAACTGAAACCACCACTGAAAGTTCTCCTAGCCCACCAGCAACAACCACAGATGCCGGGACCACAGCGAGTGACACAACTGAGTCCCAAACTGAAACAACCACTACCCAACAGGAGACAACAGACAAAACAACGACTGATCCGGCAACTCAAACAACCACGGAAGTGGCATCAGAAGCAACTGAACCAGTCACAGATGAAACCACCACTGAGAATTCAACAGGTGAAACAACAACCCAAACTGCAACAGTTGAAACCACCACCGAAGGCGAAACAACTGAACCAGTAACAGATGAAACAACCACAAGCAGTGAAACTACTGGACCAACTGAGCCTCCCACAGGTGAAACAACTACTGAAAATGGAACAACAGAGCCTGAAACAACCGAACCAGTCACAGACGAAACCACCACTGAGGCTTCGACAGGCGAAACAACCACTCAAACTGCAACAACGGAACCTGCAACAGTGGAAACAACTACTGAAGGTGAAACAACCGAACCAGTAACAGATGAAACTACCACAAGCAGTGACACTACACCAACTGAGCCTTCCACAAGTGAAACAACTACCGAAAGTGGAACAACAGAGCCTGAAACAACCGAACCAGCCACAGACGAAACCACCACTGAGGCTTCAACAGGTGAAACAACCACTCAAACTGCAACAACGGAACCCGCAACAGTTGAAACAACTACTGAAGGTGAAACAACCGAACCAGTAACAGATGAAACAACCACAAGCAGTGAAACTACTGGACCAACTGAGCCTTCCACAGGTGAAACAACTACCGAAAATGAAACAACAGAGCCTGAAACAACCGAACCAGCCACAGAAGAAACTACCACTGAGGCTTCAACAGGTGAAACGACCACTCAAACTGCAACAACGGAACCTGCAACAGTTGAAACAACTACTGAAGGTGAAACAACCGAACCAGTAACAGATGAAACAACCACAAGCAGTGAAACTACTGGACCAACTGAGCCTCCCACAGGTGAAACAACTACCGAAAATGGAACAACAGAGCCTGAAACAACCGAACCAGTCACAGACGAAACCACCACTGAGGCTTCAACAGGCGAAACAACCACTCAAACTGCAACAACGGAACCCGCAACAGTTGAAACAACTACTGAAGGTGAAACAACCGAACCAGTAACAGATGAAACAACCACAAGCAGTGAAACTACTGGACCAACTGAGCCTCCCACAGGTGAAACAACTACTGAAAATGGAACAACAGAGCCCGAAACAACCGAACCAGTCACAGACGAAACCACCACTGAGGCTTCAACAGGCGAAACAACCACTCAAACTGCAACAACGGAACCTGCAACAATTGAAACAACTACTGAAG GTGAAACAACCACTCAAACTGCAACAGTTGAAACAACTACTGAAGGTGAAACAACCGAACCAGTAACAGATGAAACAACCACAAGCAGTGAGAATACACCAACTGAACCTTCCACAGGTGAAACAACTACCGAAAATGGAACAACAGAGCCTGAAACAACCGAACCAGTCACAGATGAAACCACCACTGAGGCTTCAACAGGTGAAACACCCACTCAAACTGCAACAGTTGAAACAACTACTGAAG GTGAAACAACCGAACCAGTAACAGATGAAACAACCACAAGCAGTGAAACTACTGGACCAACTGAGCCTCCCACAGGTGAAACAACTACTGAAAATGGAACAACAGAGCCTGAAACAACCGAACCAGCCACAGAAGAAACCACCACTGAGGCTTCAACAGGTGAAACGACCACTCAAACTGCAACAACGGAACCTACAACAGTTGAAACCACCACCGAAGGCGAAACAACTGAACCAGTAACAGATGAAACAACCAGAAGCAGTGAAACTACTGGACCAACTGAGCCTCCCACAGGTGAAACAACTACTGAAAATGGAACAACAGAGCCCGAAACAACCGAACCAGTCACAGACGAAAGCACCACTGAGGCTTCAACAGGCGAAACAACCACTCAAACTGCAACAACGGAACCAGCAACAGTTGAAACAACTACTGAAGGTGAAACAACCGAACCAGTAACAGATGAAACAACCACAAGCAGTGAGACTACACCAACTGAGCCTTCCACAGGTGAAACAACTACCGAAAATGGAACAACAGAGCCTGAAACAACCGAACCAGCCACAGAAGAAACCACCACTGAGGCTTCAACAGGTGAAACGACCACTCAAACTACAACAACGGAACCAGCAACAGTTGAAACCACCACCGAAGGCGAAACAACTGAACCAGTAACAGATGAAACAACCACAAGCAGTGAAACCACTGGACCAACTGAGCCTCCCACAAGTGAAACAACTACCGAAAATGGAACAACAGAGCCTGAAACAACCGAACCAGTCACAGACGAAACCACCACTGAGGCTTCAACAGGCGAAACAACCACTCAAACTGCAACAACGGAACCAGCCACAGTTGAAACAACTACTGAAGGTGAAACAACCGAACCAGTAACAGATGAAACAACCACAAGCAGTGAGACTACACCAACTGAGCCTTCCACAGGTGAAACAACTACCGAAAACGGAACAACAGAGCCTGAAACAACCGAACCAGCCACAGAAGAAACCACCACTGAGGCTTCAACAGGTGAAACGACCACTCAAACTGCAACAACGGAACCTGCAACAGTTGAAACCACCACCGAAGGCGAAACAACTGAACCAGTAACAGATGAAACAACCACAAGCAGTGAAACTACTGGGCCAACTGAGCCTCCCACAGGTGAAACAACTACCGAAAATGGAACAACAGAGCCTGGAACAACCGAACCAGTCACAGACGAAACCACCACTGAGGCTTCAACAGGCGAAACAACCACTCAAACTGCAACAACGGAACCTGCAACAGTTGAAACAACTACTGAAGGTGAAACAACCGAACCAGTAACAGATGAAACAACCACAAGCAGTGAGACTACACCAACTGAGCCTTCCACAGGCGAAACAACTACCGAAAATGGAACAACAGAGCCTGAAACAACCGAACCAGTCACAGAAGAAACCACCACTGAGGCTTCAACAGGTGAAACGACCACTCAAACTGCAACAGCGGAACCAGCAACAGTTGAAACCACCACCGAAGGCGAAACAACTGAACCAGTAACAGATGAAACAACCACAAGCAGTGAAACTACTGGACCAACTGAGCCTCCCACAGGTGAAACAACTACCGAAAATGGAACAACAGAGCCTGGAACAACCGAACCAGTCACAGACGAAACCACCACTGAGGCTTCAACAGGCGAAACAACCACTCAAACTGCAACAACGGAACCTGCAACAGTTGAAACAACTACTGAAGGTGAAACAACCGAACCAGTAACAGATGAAACAACCACAAGCAGTGAGACTACACCAACTGAGCCTTCCACAGGTGAAACAACTACCGAAAATGGAACAACAGAGCCTGAAACAACCGAACCAGCCACAGAAGAAACCACCACTGAGGCTTCAACAGGTGAAACGACCACTCAAACTGCAACAACGGAACCAGCAACAGTTGAAACCACCACCGAAGGCGAAACAACTGAACCAGTAACAGATGAAACAACCACAAGCAGTGAAACTACTGGACCAACTGAGCCTCCCACAGGTGAAACAACTACCGAAAATGGAACAACAGAGCCTGAAACAACCGAACCAGCCACAGAAGAAACCACCAGTGAGGCTTCAACAGGTGAAACGACCACTCAAACTGCAACAACGGAACCTGCAACAGTTGAAACCACCACCGAAGGCGAAACAACTGAACCAGTAACAGATGAAACAACCACAAGCAGTGAAACTACTGGACCAACTGAGCCTCCCACAGGTGAAACAACTACTGAAAATGGAACAACAGAGCCCGAAACAACCGAACCAGTCACAGACGAAAGCACCACTGAGGCTTCAACAGGCGAAACAACCACTCAAACTGCAACAACGGAACCAGCAACAGTTGAAACAACTACTGAAGGTGAAACAACCGAGCCAGTAACAGATGAAACAACCACAAGCAGTGAGACTACACCAACTGAGCCTTCCACAGGTGAAACAACTACCGAAAATGGAACAACAGAGCCTGAAACAACCGAACCAGCCACAGAAGAAACCACCACTGAGGCTTCAACAGGTGAAACGACCACTCAAACTACAACAACGGAACCAGCAACAGTTGAAACCACCACCGAAGGCGAAACAACTGAACCAGTAACAGATGAAACAACCACAAGCAGTGAAACCACTGGACCAACTGAGCCTCCCACAAGTGAAACAACTACCGAAAATGGAACAACAGAGCCTGAAACAACCGAACCAGTCACAGACGAAACCACCACTGAGGCTTCAACAGGCGAAACAACCACTCAAACTGCAACAACGGAACCAGCCACAGTTGAAACAACTACTGAAGGTGAAACAACCGAACCAGTAACAGATGAAACAACCACAAGCAGTGAGACTACACCAACTGAACCTTCCACAGGTGAAACAACTACCGAAAACGGAACAACAGAGCCTGAAACAACCGAACCAGCCACAGAAGAAACCACCACTGAGGCTTCAACAGGTGAAACGACCACTCAAACTGCAACAACGGAACCTGCAACAGTTGAAACCACCACCGAAGGCGAAACAACTGAACCAGTAACAGATGAAACAACCACAAGCAGTGAAACTACTGGACCAACTGAGCCTCCCACAGGTGAAACAACTACCGAAAATGGAACAACAGAGCCTGGAACAACCGAACCAGTCACAGACGAAACCACCACTGAGGCTTCAACAGGCGAAACAACCACTCAAACTGCAACAACGGAACCTGCAACAGTTGAAACAACTACTGAAGGTGAAACAACCGAACCAGTAACAGATGAAACAACCACAAGCAGTGAGACTACACCAACTGAGCCTTCCACAGGCGAAACAACTACCGAAAATGGAACAACAGAGCCTGAAACAACCGAACCAGTCACAGACGAAACCACCACTGAGGCTTCAACAGGTGAAACGACCACTCAAACTGCAACAACGGAACCAGCAACAGTTGAAACCACCACCGAAGGCGAAACAACTGAACCAGTAACAGATGAAACAACCACAAGCAGTGAAACTACTGGACCAACTGAGCCTCCCACAGGTGAAACAACTACCGAAAATGGAACAACAGAGCCTGGAACAACCGAACCAGTCACAGACGAAACCACCACTGAGGCTTCAACAGGCGAAACAACCACTCAAACTGCAACAACGGAACCTGCAACAGTTGAAACAACTACTGAAGGTGAAACAACCGAACCAGTAACAGATGAAACAACCACAAGCAGTGAGACTACACCAACTGAGCCTTCCACAGGTGAAACAACTACCGAAAATGGAACAACAGAGCCTGAAACAACCGAACCAGCCACAGAAGAAACCACCACTGAGGCTTCAACAGGTGAAACGACCACTCAAACTGCAACAACGGAACCAGCAACAGTTGAAACCACCACCGAAGGCGAAACAACTGAACCAGTAACAGATGAAACAACCACAAGCAGTGAAACTACTGGACCAACTGAGCCTCCTACAGGTGAAACAACTACCGAAAATGGAACAACAGAGCCTGAAACAACCGAACCAGTCACAGACGAAACCACCACTGAGGCTTCAACAGGCGAAACAACCACTCAAACTGCAACAACGGAACCTGCAACAGTTGAAACAACTACTGAAGGTGAAACAACCGAACCAGTAACAGATGAAACAACCACAAGCAGTGAGACTACACCAACTGAGCCTTCCACAGGTGAAACAACTACCGAAAATGGAACAACAGAGCCTGAAACAACCGAACCAGCCACAGAAGAAACCACCACTGAGGCTTCAACAGGTGAAACGACCACTCAAACTGCAACAACGGAACCAGCAACAGTTGAAACCACCACCGAAGGCGAAACAACTGAACCAGTAACAGATGAAACAACCACAAGCAGTGAAACTACTGGACCAACTGAGCCTCCCACAGGTGAAACAACTACCGAAAATGGAACAACAGAGCCTGAAACAACCGAACCAGCCACAGAAGAAACCACCAGTGAGGCTTCAACAGGTGAAACGACCACTCAAACTGCAACAACGGAACCTGCAACAGTTGAAACCACCACCGAAGGCGAAACAACTGAACCAGTAACAGATGAAACAACCACAAGCAGTGAAACTACTGGACCAACTGAGCCTCCCACAGGTGAAACAACTACCGAAAATGGAACAACAGAGCCTGAAACAACCGAACCAGTCACAGACGAAACCACCACTGAGGCTTCAACAGGCGAAACAACCACTCAAACTGCAACAACGGAACCTGCAACAGTTGAAACAACCACCGAAGGTGAAACAACCGAACCAGTAACAGATGAAACAACCACAAGCAGTGAGACTACACCAACTGAGCCTTCCACAGGTGAAACAACTACCGAAAACGGAACAACAGAGCCTGAAACAACCGAACCAGTCACAGACGAAACCACCACTGAGGCTTCAACAGGTGAAACAACCACTCAAACTGCAACAACGGAACCTGCAACAGTTGAAACAACCACCGAAGGTGAAACAACCGAACCAGCAACAGAAGAAACAACGAATAATAGTGAAACTACTGAAGCTGTCACTGCGGAAACTACCACCGAAAACCCATCAACACCAGAAATAACCACTACAGAGAGTACGACTTCAAACACAACTGAGACTGTAACTGATGAAACCACTTCAGAGAGTGGAATAACAGAGCCTGTCACAGATCTATCCAGTACCGAAAGTTCGTCTACTGATGGGCACACAACCGGGTCTGCAACAGATGAAACTCCCGCGGAGAATTCTTCCCCATCAGAAGAGAATACTACGGAACCAACCACAGAAACTCCAAAGACCACACCAACGACAACTTCCCCTAAGCCTACTTACGTGACAGGTCCTTTGACACCATTGACCGATCGACTAATCAAGATGATAACTCCGCCAGTAATTAGACGGGCCGGATAG